The following coding sequences lie in one Candidatus Cloacimonadota bacterium genomic window:
- the rplM gene encoding 50S ribosomal protein L13 → MKTLTPKPDDIQRAWYVVDATDLPLGRLSTRVASILCGKNKPYYVRNIDTGDYVIVINADKVRVTGLKSLQKIYKTYSGYPSGLKEIPFQRMLEKHPTQIIEHAVRGMMPKTVLGDAMFKKLKVYAGTEHPHAAQKPVELNLKEK, encoded by the coding sequence ATGAAAACCCTCACTCCGAAGCCCGATGACATCCAGCGCGCCTGGTATGTTGTCGATGCCACGGATCTGCCTTTGGGACGTCTTTCCACGCGGGTGGCCTCCATCCTCTGCGGCAAGAACAAACCCTATTACGTGCGCAATATCGACACCGGCGATTACGTGATCGTGATCAACGCCGACAAGGTGCGCGTGACCGGTTTGAAAAGCCTGCAGAAGATCTACAAGACCTACAGCGGCTACCCCAGCGGACTCAAGGAGATCCCGTTTCAACGAATGCTTGAAAAGCATCCCACCCAGATCATCGAGCACGCCGTGCGCGGCATGATGCCCAAAACCGTTCTGGGAGATGCCATGTTCAAGAAACTGAAAGTCTATGCCGGAACCGAGCATCCCCACGCGGCTCAGAAACCGGTGGAACTCAACCTCAAGGAGAAATGA
- the rpsI gene encoding 30S ribosomal protein S9 has protein sequence MSMQTYDAVGRRKNAVARVRIAPGTGKRIINKVQMKKYLQRETLEMVVEQPLQELGVSDSFDVYVNVTGGGLSGQAGAIRHGISRALVEYDEKYRPALKARGFLTRDPRMVERKKSGRPKARKRFQFSKR, from the coding sequence ATGAGTATGCAAACTTATGATGCAGTTGGCAGAAGGAAAAACGCCGTGGCCCGTGTCCGGATCGCACCCGGAACAGGCAAACGCATCATCAACAAGGTGCAGATGAAGAAATACCTGCAGCGCGAAACGCTGGAAATGGTTGTGGAACAGCCCCTTCAGGAGCTTGGCGTGAGCGACAGTTTCGACGTTTACGTCAACGTCACCGGCGGTGGCCTCAGCGGCCAGGCCGGCGCCATTCGCCACGGTATTTCCCGCGCCCTCGTCGAGTATGATGAAAAATACCGTCCTGCCCTCAAAGCCCGCGGCTTTCTAACTCGCGACCCCCGGATGGTGGAGCGCAAGAAGAGCGGAAGGCCGAAAGCCAGAAAGAGATTCCAGTTCTCCAAACGTTAA
- the rpsB gene encoding 30S ribosomal protein S2 has product MSVVTMKQLLEAGVHFGHQTFKWNPKMKKYIFIKRNGIHIIDLKQTVDAINEAYQFLKEVANRQEYILFVGTKKQAQAAIKDAAEKSGVFYVNQRWYGGMLTNMATIRKSIEKMRYYEDIVADGTINNYTKLEQQKMKRMHDKIEFSLGGIREMDALPGAIFIVDTGHEEIAVHEARILGVPIIAMVDTNCDPDLIDYVIPSNDDATRAIQLISDIMANAVLEGKNIAAEGADTQEEPAEFTPEMAETTAEPVQSEKPAEQPEEMAAAAEEEK; this is encoded by the coding sequence ATGTCCGTAGTTACAATGAAACAACTACTGGAAGCAGGAGTCCACTTCGGCCATCAGACCTTCAAGTGGAACCCGAAAATGAAGAAGTACATCTTCATCAAGCGCAACGGCATCCACATCATCGACCTCAAACAGACCGTTGACGCCATCAATGAGGCTTATCAATTTTTGAAGGAAGTTGCCAACCGCCAGGAGTACATCCTCTTCGTGGGCACCAAGAAACAAGCCCAGGCGGCCATCAAGGACGCCGCCGAGAAAAGCGGTGTCTTCTATGTTAACCAGCGCTGGTACGGCGGCATGCTCACAAACATGGCCACCATCCGCAAAAGCATCGAAAAGATGAGATATTACGAAGATATCGTGGCCGACGGCACCATCAACAACTACACCAAGCTCGAGCAGCAAAAGATGAAACGCATGCACGACAAGATCGAATTCTCGCTGGGCGGGATCCGTGAAATGGACGCCCTTCCCGGGGCCATATTCATCGTTGACACCGGCCACGAAGAGATCGCCGTGCATGAAGCCCGCATCCTGGGTGTGCCGATCATCGCCATGGTGGACACCAACTGTGACCCCGACCTGATCGATTATGTGATTCCCTCAAACGACGACGCCACCAGAGCCATCCAGCTGATTTCTGACATAATGGCCAACGCCGTGCTTGAAGGTAAAAACATCGCCGCTGAAGGCGCCGACACCCAAGAAGAACCGGCTGAATTCACCCCTGAGATGGCGGAAACCACCGCCGAGCCAGTTCAGTCTGAAAAACCCGCTGAGCAGCCTGAGGAAATGGCAGCAGCCGCGGAAGAAGAGAAATAA
- the tsf gene encoding translation elongation factor Ts — protein sequence MIEVTAKMVKELRDRTGVGMMECRKALLETNGDVDAAIKYLRERGISKAEGKALRETKEGIIFSYIHFNNRLGVMLELNCESDFVARTDEFKKLAEEIALQIAATNPLAVSADQIDPAIIEREREIAHNKAVNEGKKPEIIDKIVEGSIKKYRSEHSLLEQELVSESGRTVKDMLTEAIARTGENIQIARFTRFALGGE from the coding sequence ATGATAGAAGTCACAGCCAAAATGGTAAAAGAACTGCGCGACAGAACCGGCGTGGGCATGATGGAATGCCGCAAAGCCCTGCTTGAGACCAACGGTGATGTGGATGCCGCCATCAAATACCTGCGCGAGCGCGGCATCTCCAAAGCCGAGGGCAAGGCCCTGCGCGAAACCAAGGAAGGGATCATCTTTTCCTACATCCACTTCAACAACAGGCTGGGCGTGATGCTCGAGCTGAACTGCGAAAGCGATTTCGTGGCCCGCACCGATGAATTCAAGAAGCTGGCAGAAGAGATCGCCCTGCAGATCGCGGCCACCAATCCCCTGGCCGTATCCGCCGATCAGATCGACCCCGCCATAATCGAAAGAGAGCGCGAAATCGCCCACAACAAAGCCGTCAATGAAGGCAAGAAGCCCGAAATCATAGACAAGATCGTGGAAGGCAGCATCAAAAAATATCGCTCCGAGCATTCCCTGCTGGAACAGGAACTGGTGAGTGAATCTGGCCGCACCGTGAAAGACATGCTCACCGAGGCCATCGCCCGCACCGGTGAAAACATCCAGATCGCCCGTTTCACGCGCTTCGCGCTGGGTGGAGAATAA
- the pyrH gene encoding UMP kinase has product MTYKPEKIHRLLLKISGEVLAGPKGFGYDDAVIDALTDEIIEARRLGYSLAIVLGGGNIFRGGTWKNQSLNRVTLDHIGMLATVQNSLYLAEILNRKNYSAQVFTSFSIDSVAMHYTPRRAFQAMEAGSICLLSGGTGNPFFTTDTAAVLRACELKLDMVFKGTKVDGLYSADPKVDPTAVFISDATYDQCLEQKLGVMDMTAFSLAQANELPIKIFNIGKQGGLCQAISSPDHGTFIHP; this is encoded by the coding sequence ATGACCTATAAACCGGAAAAGATCCACCGCCTGCTGCTCAAGATCAGCGGTGAGGTGCTAGCCGGTCCCAAGGGATTTGGCTATGATGACGCCGTCATAGATGCCCTCACCGACGAGATCATCGAAGCCCGGCGCCTCGGCTACAGCCTCGCCATCGTTTTGGGCGGGGGAAACATCTTTCGCGGCGGAACCTGGAAAAACCAGAGCCTCAACCGCGTTACCCTCGACCACATCGGCATGCTCGCCACCGTGCAGAATTCCCTCTATCTGGCTGAAATCCTGAACCGCAAGAACTATTCCGCCCAGGTATTCACCAGCTTCAGCATTGATAGCGTGGCCATGCATTACACGCCCCGGCGGGCCTTTCAGGCAATGGAAGCCGGCAGTATCTGCCTGCTCAGCGGCGGAACGGGAAATCCGTTTTTCACCACCGACACCGCCGCGGTGCTGCGTGCCTGTGAGCTAAAGCTGGATATGGTTTTCAAGGGCACCAAGGTCGATGGCCTCTACAGCGCCGATCCCAAGGTTGACCCCACGGCCGTATTCATATCCGATGCCACCTATGACCAATGCCTGGAACAAAAACTGGGCGTGATGGACATGACCGCCTTCTCGCTTGCCCAAGCTAACGAACTGCCGATCAAGATCTTCAACATCGGCAAACAGGGCGGGCTCTGCCAGGCAATATCCAGCCCCGACCACGGAACCTTCATCCATCCCTGA
- the frr gene encoding ribosome recycling factor has protein sequence MEQLISQSQDKMNKSFDALLHQFSRVRTGRASASILDDVRINYYGSPTPVKQLCNISIPEPRTIVVQPWDKTTLADIEKAILAANLGITPENDGNVIRLPFQPLTEEKRRDIVKNLKKLAEDARVAIRNIRREANDQAKKMEKDSEISEDEQKKLLKDIQDLTDEWVKKIDEVEKGKEKEIMEV, from the coding sequence ATGGAACAACTCATCTCTCAATCCCAAGACAAAATGAACAAGTCTTTCGATGCTTTGCTGCATCAGTTCTCCAGAGTTCGCACAGGACGCGCCAGCGCTTCCATCCTCGACGATGTGCGCATCAATTATTACGGCAGCCCCACCCCGGTGAAACAGCTCTGCAACATCTCGATCCCTGAACCCCGCACCATTGTGGTGCAGCCCTGGGACAAGACCACCCTCGCCGACATCGAAAAGGCCATCCTCGCCGCCAATCTGGGCATCACCCCGGAAAATGACGGCAACGTGATCCGCCTGCCTTTCCAGCCACTTACCGAGGAGAAACGGCGCGACATCGTTAAAAACCTCAAAAAACTCGCCGAGGACGCCCGAGTTGCCATCCGCAACATTCGCCGCGAAGCCAACGACCAGGCCAAAAAGATGGAAAAGGACAGCGAAATCAGTGAGGACGAGCAGAAAAAGCTCCTCAAGGATATCCAGGACCTCACCGACGAATGGGTGAAAAAGATCGACGAAGTGGAGAAAGGCAAGGAAAAAGAGATCATGGAAGTCTGA
- the tsaB gene encoding tRNA (adenosine(37)-N6)-threonylcarbamoyltransferase complex dimerization subunit type 1 TsaB, producing MDQLRKLKLALDTSQNSGSIALWDFGRVLYSACFDISITHSETLMPQVDAALKFCGFQPADISAVYLANGPGSFTGLRIGLATAKGIAFGLKIPLHTFSTLQLAALCRYRCGRKVLAVLDAKMREVYAALYDEELNVLEGPAVLAPEELLNWDLSGAYLTGSGSKLLKPSLEERGIPFVPVPEAPLDASGLFTLAAIFPREENYDFQQLASLEPFYLRESTAQVRRQGN from the coding sequence TTGGATCAGCTCCGGAAATTGAAACTCGCCCTCGATACCTCTCAGAACTCCGGTTCCATCGCGCTTTGGGACTTCGGGCGGGTGCTTTACTCCGCCTGTTTCGACATCAGCATCACCCACAGCGAAACCCTGATGCCGCAGGTGGACGCGGCCCTTAAATTCTGCGGATTCCAGCCCGCCGACATCAGCGCGGTGTATCTGGCCAACGGGCCCGGCTCTTTCACCGGATTGCGCATCGGGCTGGCCACAGCCAAAGGCATCGCCTTCGGACTCAAGATTCCCCTGCACACCTTTTCCACCCTGCAATTGGCAGCCCTGTGCCGCTACCGCTGCGGCCGGAAAGTCCTGGCCGTGCTGGACGCGAAAATGCGAGAAGTCTATGCCGCGCTTTACGATGAGGAGCTGAACGTTTTGGAGGGTCCCGCTGTGCTGGCTCCGGAGGAACTTCTGAACTGGGATCTGTCCGGGGCTTACCTCACCGGCAGCGGCAGCAAACTACTCAAACCCTCTCTTGAAGAGCGGGGCATCCCCTTCGTTCCAGTGCCGGAAGCGCCCCTCGACGCCTCCGGGCTGTTCACCCTGGCCGCCATCTTTCCCCGGGAGGAAAACTACGATTTCCAGCAGCTTGCCAGCCTCGAACCTTTCTATTTGAGGGAATCCACGGCCCAAGTGCGCCGCCAGGGCAATTAG
- a CDS encoding ferritin family protein, with protein sequence MTTQEFNEILDFAVAREREAVQFYRDLQQEAKFQDQREMLKELEAMEMGHIEVIENIRRRGVSADEIPRVQNLRISEYLSTDVENLDLSYQNILIKAMKREENSFKLYSEMSLRFPDSEISTLFRKLASDEAKHKLLFERLYDDWISSGN encoded by the coding sequence ATGACCACACAGGAATTCAACGAAATACTGGATTTCGCCGTCGCCCGCGAGCGGGAGGCAGTCCAATTCTACCGCGACCTGCAGCAGGAAGCCAAGTTCCAGGACCAGCGGGAGATGCTTAAGGAACTGGAAGCCATGGAGATGGGACACATTGAGGTGATCGAGAACATCCGCCGTAGAGGGGTTTCAGCCGACGAAATCCCCCGGGTGCAGAACCTCAGGATCTCCGAATATCTCAGCACCGACGTCGAAAACCTCGATCTCAGCTATCAGAACATCCTCATCAAGGCCATGAAGCGCGAAGAGAATTCCTTCAAGCTCTATTCCGAAATGAGCCTTAGATTCCCCGACAGCGAAATCTCCACACTCTTCCGCAAACTCGCTTCCGACGAAGCCAAACACAAACTGCTGTTCGAACGCCTTTACGACGATTGGATCAGCTCCGGAAATTGA
- a CDS encoding rubredoxin — translation MQKFYCTACQWVYDPAENDNIPFEELPEDWVCPLCGVGKDFFEPVDE, via the coding sequence ATGCAAAAATTCTATTGCACTGCCTGCCAGTGGGTCTATGACCCCGCGGAAAACGACAATATCCCCTTCGAGGAACTTCCCGAAGATTGGGTTTGTCCCTTGTGCGGCGTCGGCAAAGATTTCTTCGAACCTGTCGACGAATAA
- a CDS encoding rubrerythrin family protein — protein sequence MSFKDTQTAGNLMKSFAGESQARMRYIYAAKTAKKEGFEQIANIFTETAENEKEHAKLFFKHLQKQGLEGEPISIMASFPVAWSADNTLKNLEYAAEGEKEEWAELYPMFAEIAEDEGYKEIALTWRLVAKVEKEHEKRFRKLYENVKDMKVFKKDGSFFWKCLNCGYIHEGAEAPEICPCCLHPKAYFEIHCETY from the coding sequence ATGTCATTCAAAGATACCCAGACAGCCGGCAACCTGATGAAGTCGTTTGCCGGAGAGAGCCAGGCCCGCATGCGCTATATCTATGCGGCCAAAACAGCCAAGAAAGAAGGTTTTGAGCAGATCGCCAATATCTTCACCGAAACCGCCGAAAACGAAAAGGAACACGCCAAGCTGTTCTTCAAACACTTGCAGAAACAAGGGCTGGAAGGCGAACCGATAAGCATCATGGCCTCCTTCCCGGTCGCCTGGTCGGCAGACAACACCCTCAAAAACCTGGAATATGCCGCCGAGGGCGAAAAAGAGGAATGGGCAGAGCTCTATCCCATGTTCGCGGAAATCGCCGAAGATGAAGGCTACAAGGAAATCGCCCTCACCTGGCGCCTGGTGGCCAAAGTGGAAAAGGAGCATGAAAAGCGTTTTCGCAAGCTCTATGAAAACGTCAAGGACATGAAGGTCTTCAAAAAGGACGGCAGCTTTTTCTGGAAATGTCTCAACTGCGGCTACATCCACGAAGGCGCCGAAGCTCCGGAAATCTGTCCCTGCTGCCTGCATCCCAAGGCCTATTTCGAAATCCACTGCGAAACCTATTAA
- a CDS encoding desulfoferrodoxin, with product MTELRQIYHCPICGNLVEVLFTGAGALVCCGEPMKLLEGNTVDAALEKHVPVLTEMGDKVKVVVGSTPHPMEEKHYISMIEVCTKNKVHRHELKPGDAPEAIFRVSADKVVCVREYCNLHGLWKA from the coding sequence ATGACAGAACTGCGTCAAATATACCACTGCCCGATCTGCGGCAACCTGGTGGAAGTCCTTTTCACCGGTGCCGGAGCGCTGGTTTGCTGCGGTGAACCGATGAAGCTTTTGGAAGGAAACACCGTGGATGCCGCGCTGGAGAAACACGTTCCCGTGCTCACTGAAATGGGCGACAAGGTCAAGGTCGTTGTGGGTTCCACACCCCATCCGATGGAGGAAAAGCACTACATCTCCATGATCGAGGTCTGCACCAAGAACAAGGTCCACCGCCACGAACTCAAGCCCGGAGACGCCCCTGAGGCAATTTTCCGCGTGAGTGCAGACAAAGTGGTCTGCGTGCGTGAATACTGCAACCTGCACGGTCTCTGGAAAGCCTGA